The following are encoded together in the Glycine soja cultivar W05 chromosome 5, ASM419377v2, whole genome shotgun sequence genome:
- the LOC114412546 gene encoding alpha/beta hydrolase domain-containing protein 17B-like isoform X1: MGGVTSSMAAKLAFFPPHPASYKVVKDELTGLLLLSPFPHRENVEILKLPTRRGTEIVSMYVRHPMAASTVLYSHGNATDLGQMYELFIQLSIHLRVNLIGYDYSGYGQSSGKPSEQNTYADIEAVYKCLEESYGTKQEDIILYGQSVGSGPTLDLAAKLPQLRAVVLHSPILSGLRVMYPVKRSYWFDIYKNIDKIPLVNCPILIIHGTSDEVVDCSHGKQLWELCKEKYEPLWLKGGNHCDLEQFPEYIRHLKKFIATVEKSTSQRYSFRRSMEQFEQPRKSTDVFEVSRKSTDRREKPRLSTDRPQKLKNLSNNADKLEKLRVTFDHMDRSRRSVDCLEKSRKSLDHQLEKARKSVDMLERIRT; this comes from the exons ATGGGAGGAGTGACATCATCCATGGCTGCGAAGTTGGCGTTCTTCCCGCCTCACCCAGCATCGTACAAGGTGGTGAAGGACGAGTTGACGGGGCTTCTGCTCCTGAGTCCTTTTCCTCATCGCGAGAACGTGGAAATTCTGAAGCTTCCGACGCGCCGCGGCACCGAGATAGTGAGCATGTACGTTCGCCACCCCATGGCAGCTTCCACTGTTCTCTACTCTCACGGCAACGCCACCGATCTTGGCCAGATGTACGAGCTCTTCATCCAGCTCAGCATCCACTTGCGTGTTAATCTCATCGG GTATGACTACTCCGGGTATGGCCAATCATCAGGGAAG CCAAGTGAGCAGAATACATATGCAGATATTGAGGCTGTGTATAAGTGTCTAGAAGAAAGCTATGGTACCAAGCAAGAGGATATAATCTTGTATGGCCAATCTGTTGGAAGTGGCCCTACTTTGGATCTTGCAGCTAAATTACCTCAATTGAGAGCTGTTGTTCTTCACAGTCCCATACTTTCAGGCTTAAGGGTCATGTATCCAGTAAAACGTAGTTACTGGTTTGACATATATAAG AATATCGACAAAATTCCACTCGTTAATTGCCCTATTCTCATAATTCAT GGAACTTCAGATGAAGTTGTAGATTGCTCCCACGGAAAACAACTGTGGGAACTGTGTAAAGAGAAGTATGAGCCACTATGGCTCAAAGGAGGAAACCACTGTGATTTAGAGCAATTTCCTGAGTATATCAGGCATCTGAAGAAGTTCATAGCCACTGTTGAGAAGTCTACATCCCAAAGATACAGCTTCAGAAGAAGCATGGAACAGTTTGAGCAGCCACGAAAGAGCACTGATGTATTTGAAGTTAGTAGAAAGAGCACTGATCGCAGGGAAAAACCACGGCTGAGCACAGACCGGcctcaaaaactgaaaaatttgTCCAATAATGCCGATAAGTTAGAGAAACTGAGAGTAACTTTTGATCATATGGACAGGTCAAGGAGAAGTGTGGATTGTCTTGAAAAGTCTAGAAAAAGCCTTGATCATCAACTTGAAAAGGCGAGGAAGAGTGTTGACATGCTGGAAAGAATAAGGACCTGA
- the LOC114412546 gene encoding alpha/beta hydrolase domain-containing protein 17C-like isoform X2, with amino-acid sequence MGGVTSSMAAKLAFFPPHPASYKVVKDELTGLLLLSPFPHRENVEILKLPTRRGTEIVSMYVRHPMAASTVLYSHGNATDLGQMYELFIQLSIHLRVNLIGYDYSGYGQSSGKPSEQNTYADIEAVYKCLEESYGTKQEDIILYGQSVGSGPTLDLAAKLPQLRAVVLHSPILSGLRVMYPVKRSYWFDIYKNIDKIPLVNCPILIIHMKL; translated from the exons ATGGGAGGAGTGACATCATCCATGGCTGCGAAGTTGGCGTTCTTCCCGCCTCACCCAGCATCGTACAAGGTGGTGAAGGACGAGTTGACGGGGCTTCTGCTCCTGAGTCCTTTTCCTCATCGCGAGAACGTGGAAATTCTGAAGCTTCCGACGCGCCGCGGCACCGAGATAGTGAGCATGTACGTTCGCCACCCCATGGCAGCTTCCACTGTTCTCTACTCTCACGGCAACGCCACCGATCTTGGCCAGATGTACGAGCTCTTCATCCAGCTCAGCATCCACTTGCGTGTTAATCTCATCGG GTATGACTACTCCGGGTATGGCCAATCATCAGGGAAG CCAAGTGAGCAGAATACATATGCAGATATTGAGGCTGTGTATAAGTGTCTAGAAGAAAGCTATGGTACCAAGCAAGAGGATATAATCTTGTATGGCCAATCTGTTGGAAGTGGCCCTACTTTGGATCTTGCAGCTAAATTACCTCAATTGAGAGCTGTTGTTCTTCACAGTCCCATACTTTCAGGCTTAAGGGTCATGTATCCAGTAAAACGTAGTTACTGGTTTGACATATATAAG AATATCGACAAAATTCCACTCGTTAATTGCCCTATTCTCATAATTCAT ATGAAGTTGTAG